The Flaviramulus sp. BrNp1-15 genome has a window encoding:
- a CDS encoding membrane or secreted protein: MKLFFITLILLGLAIAGIAIKIWAKKDGKFAGTCASQNPMLNKDGEACGFCGKTPDQFSDCNEPQHS; encoded by the coding sequence ATGAAACTCTTTTTTATAACTTTAATTTTATTGGGTTTGGCTATTGCTGGAATAGCGATTAAGATATGGGCAAAAAAAGATGGAAAATTTGCTGGTACTTGTGCAAGCCAAAATCCAATGTTAAATAAAGACGGAGAAGCTTGCGGGTTTTGCGGAAAAACTCCAGATCAATTTAGCGATTGTAACGAACCTCAACACTCATAA
- a CDS encoding anti-sigma factor, with the protein MNEKINTFLNSGLLDKYLLGETTSVETEMVESYISKYPEVQNAYNTLQYNLEVVAKSNAVEAPKGILNNILDELDESPVIKLNTQIKYKKWYKFSIAASIAALLFAGTSYIFYSQNQKLSEENQVVVDEIFDLRGDIEKNNKMLDNVMRQLLKLNNPETEKYIITGNERAKNLKTVAYINPKEKTSMIDVVSLPELPEEQCYQIWADIQGKMVSLGILNEADRKLRNIPYMEDALALSITIEPKGGNSVASVKNSVAQISLQ; encoded by the coding sequence ATGAATGAGAAAATAAATACTTTTTTAAATTCTGGCCTATTAGACAAATATCTACTAGGTGAAACTACTTCTGTTGAAACAGAAATGGTGGAGTCTTACATTTCAAAATACCCAGAAGTACAGAATGCCTACAATACATTACAATACAACCTAGAAGTGGTTGCTAAAAGTAATGCCGTTGAAGCCCCTAAAGGCATCTTAAATAACATTTTAGATGAACTTGATGAAAGCCCTGTTATTAAATTAAACACTCAGATAAAATACAAAAAGTGGTACAAATTTAGTATTGCAGCCAGTATTGCAGCGTTACTTTTTGCAGGAACTTCTTATATATTCTACAGTCAAAACCAAAAACTATCTGAAGAAAACCAGGTTGTTGTTGATGAAATTTTTGATTTACGTGGAGATATTGAGAAAAACAACAAAATGCTAGACAATGTTATGCGTCAGTTATTAAAGCTTAATAATCCTGAAACTGAAAAATATATTATCACAGGAAATGAAAGAGCCAAAAACTTAAAAACTGTAGCATACATTAATCCAAAAGAAAAAACATCAATGATTGATGTGGTATCTTTACCAGAATTACCAGAAGAGCAATGCTACCAAATATGGGCAGATATACAAGGTAAAATGGTAAGTTTAGGTATTTTAAACGAAGCAGATAGAAAGCTTAGAAATATCCCTTATATGGAAGATGCTTTAGCATTAAGCATAACAATAGAGCCTAAAGGAGGAAATAGTGTAGCTTCGGTAAAGAACTCTGTAGCACAAATAAGCTTACAGTAA
- a CDS encoding RNA polymerase sigma factor — translation MISAIEKEIVALLQKSDKKAISLLYENYADALYGVIKKVITDEDTAQDVLQETFVKIWRYSKKYDSSKAKLFTWLYRIAYNTAIDKVRSLKNKNGKEVQIETSAVYKVSSGELNQDVLDIKKHLSSLDEKYQIVINALFFEGMTQQEASDELDIPLGTIKSRLKIGLRELKKIYNP, via the coding sequence TTGATTTCAGCCATAGAAAAAGAAATAGTTGCATTGTTGCAAAAAAGCGACAAAAAAGCCATTAGTTTACTATACGAAAACTATGCTGATGCACTTTACGGTGTTATTAAAAAAGTAATTACAGATGAGGACACTGCACAAGATGTGCTTCAAGAAACTTTTGTTAAAATTTGGCGATATTCAAAAAAATACGATTCTAGCAAAGCAAAACTATTTACCTGGCTATACAGAATTGCGTATAACACTGCTATTGACAAAGTTAGGTCTCTTAAAAATAAAAATGGTAAAGAAGTCCAAATAGAAACTTCTGCCGTATATAAAGTATCATCTGGAGAATTAAATCAGGATGTTTTAGATATAAAAAAGCATCTAAGTAGTTTAGATGAGAAATATCAAATTGTTATTAATGCGCTCTTTTTTGAGGGCATGACACAACAAGAAGCTAGCGACGAACTTGATATTCCGTTAGGAACAATCAAATCGAGATTAAAAATTGGATTACGAGAATTGAAAAAAATTTACAATCCTTAA
- the murB gene encoding UDP-N-acetylmuramate dehydrogenase: MQILKNISLKPYNTFGIDVLAKHFVSISNIDDLKQILSLNEFPNKLLLGGGSNMLLTQDFDGLVIHINLKGIEITFEDDDVVHVKANAGENWHEFVLWCIDKGFGGIENLSLIPGNVGTAPIQNIGAYGVELKDVFESCEAISLENNQIQKFTKTDCDFGYRNSIFKQHAKGKFIITSVIFKLTKHSHNLNTNYGAITFQLEKMGITKPTIKDVSNAVTLIRKSKLPDPKDIGNSGSFFKNPVISKHQFNTLTYNFKDIPSYPVNENEVKVPAGWLIEKAGFKGKRFGNYGVHKNQALVLVNYGDAKGEDILNLSRLIQKTVKRLFDISIEAEVNIL, encoded by the coding sequence GTGCAAATACTCAAAAATATATCTTTAAAACCATACAATACATTTGGCATTGATGTTTTAGCAAAGCATTTTGTTTCAATTAGTAATATTGATGATTTAAAGCAAATACTATCATTAAACGAATTTCCAAACAAACTTTTATTAGGTGGTGGCAGTAATATGCTGTTAACACAAGATTTTGATGGTTTGGTTATTCACATCAATTTAAAAGGCATAGAAATTACCTTTGAAGATGATGATGTTGTGCATGTAAAAGCTAATGCAGGTGAAAATTGGCATGAATTTGTACTTTGGTGTATTGATAAAGGTTTTGGTGGTATTGAGAATTTATCTTTAATACCAGGAAATGTTGGTACGGCTCCTATTCAAAATATTGGTGCTTACGGTGTTGAACTTAAAGATGTTTTTGAATCTTGTGAAGCAATTTCCTTAGAGAATAATCAAATTCAAAAATTTACAAAAACCGACTGTGATTTTGGTTACAGAAATTCCATTTTTAAGCAACATGCAAAAGGAAAATTTATAATAACTAGTGTAATTTTTAAACTTACTAAGCATAGTCATAACTTAAATACTAATTACGGCGCCATTACATTTCAACTTGAAAAAATGGGCATTACAAAACCTACTATAAAAGATGTTTCAAATGCAGTAACTTTAATTAGAAAAAGCAAATTACCAGACCCAAAAGACATTGGTAATAGTGGTAGTTTTTTTAAAAATCCTGTAATTTCAAAACATCAATTTAATACACTTACATACAATTTTAAAGATATTCCCAGTTATCCAGTAAATGAAAATGAAGTAAAAGTACCTGCTGGTTGGCTTATTGAAAAAGCAGGTTTTAAAGGCAAACGTTTTGGCAATTATGGGGTTCATAAAAACCAAGCCTTAGTACTTGTAAATTATGGTGATGCAAAAGGTGAAGACATTTTAAATCTTTCAAGATTAATTCAAAAAACTGTAAAACGCCTTTTTGATATTTCTATTGAAGCCGAAGTGAATATCTTATAA
- a CDS encoding pyridoxal phosphate-dependent aminotransferase yields MPSISKKGQLMPQSPIRKLVPYAEQAVKNGKSIYYLNIGQPDIKTPQIALQAVKDSNIEVLAYSRSEGSEIYRQKIANYYSKHDIDVSHDDIIVTTGGSEALLFAFGSIMDVDNEIIIPEPFYANYNGFSTASGVKVVPVISKIEDNFALPAIEEFEKLITPKTKAILICNPGNPTGYLYSKGDIQKLAAIVKKHDLFLIADEVYREFTYDGNTHYSIMQESGLKDHAIMIDSVSKRYSMCGARIGCLVSKNKSVIQTVLKFAQARLSPPTLAQIASEAALDTPKSYFDDVIEEYVERRNTLVSELQKIEGVKVGKPKGAFYCIAELPVKNSDDFAQWLLEHFDVDGETIMVAPAGGFYSTPSVGLNQIRIAYVLKKESLIKAVNILKEALKVYKD; encoded by the coding sequence ATGCCGTCAATTTCTAAAAAAGGGCAGTTAATGCCTCAATCTCCCATACGTAAATTAGTACCATATGCAGAACAAGCTGTAAAAAATGGCAAATCTATTTACTACTTAAATATAGGGCAACCAGATATAAAAACTCCTCAAATTGCTTTACAAGCTGTAAAGGATAGTAATATTGAGGTTTTGGCTTATTCTAGGTCTGAAGGTTCTGAAATTTACAGACAAAAAATTGCAAACTATTACAGTAAGCATGATATAGATGTTAGTCATGATGATATTATTGTAACTACTGGTGGAAGCGAAGCTTTACTTTTTGCCTTCGGAAGTATTATGGATGTTGATAATGAAATTATTATCCCAGAACCATTTTATGCAAATTATAATGGCTTTTCAACAGCTTCTGGAGTTAAAGTAGTTCCTGTAATTTCAAAAATTGAAGACAATTTTGCATTACCTGCAATTGAGGAATTTGAAAAACTAATTACACCAAAAACTAAAGCTATATTAATATGTAATCCCGGAAATCCAACAGGATACCTTTATTCAAAAGGCGACATACAAAAACTTGCAGCTATTGTAAAAAAACATGATTTATTTTTAATTGCTGATGAAGTTTACAGAGAATTTACATACGATGGCAATACACATTATTCTATAATGCAAGAATCTGGTTTAAAAGACCATGCTATAATGATTGATTCCGTTTCAAAACGCTACAGCATGTGTGGTGCAAGAATAGGTTGTTTAGTTTCTAAAAACAAAAGTGTTATACAAACTGTTTTAAAATTTGCTCAAGCACGATTGAGCCCACCAACCTTAGCTCAAATTGCCAGTGAAGCTGCACTTGATACACCAAAAAGTTATTTTGATGATGTCATTGAAGAATATGTTGAGCGTAGAAACACTTTAGTATCAGAATTGCAAAAAATAGAAGGTGTTAAAGTAGGAAAACCTAAAGGTGCTTTTTATTGTATTGCAGAATTGCCTGTAAAAAATTCAGATGATTTTGCACAGTGGTTACTGGAACATTTTGATGTTGATGGCGAGACTATTATGGTTGCTCCTGCTGGCGGATTTTACTCAACCCCAAGCGTAGGTTTAAACCAAATCAGGATTGCGTACGTACTTAAAAAAGAAAGTTTAATAAAAGCAGTAAATATTTTAAAAGAAGCCTTAAAAGTTTATAAAGACTAG
- a CDS encoding retropepsin-like aspartic protease has product MKKYLCLCVLLFCIYNLGFSQNKFVVQNKKQSDKVKFKLINNLIVLPVEINGVTLSFLLDTGVSKPIIFNFLNVSDTLNIKNTETIYLRGLGEGESVKALKSENNIFKVGDAIKLNQDLYAVFDANLNFAPRLGVPVHGIIGYDLLKDLIVEINYSNKYIRLTNPEKYRYKDCKKCETLNLEFYNSKPYLNAKVEINKKEIPIKLLIDSGGSDALWLFEDDSLGIKSSDKFFNDFLGHGLSGSVFGKRSKIDVFSLKHFKLINANVAYPDSSSISFARKFKDRNGSLAGNILKRFNLIFDYSKAIVTIKKNSLFREDFSYNRSGIELAHEGIRLVKEIDNKVFKDGKGGLQNNQTINSNTIVIDTQYKLSLKPAFAIVELRKDSPADKAGLLIGDIILNINNKPTYNYSLQQLTHIFYDDIGKRIRLRVDRNGVILNFNFVLESPF; this is encoded by the coding sequence ATGAAAAAGTATTTATGTTTATGTGTTTTACTTTTCTGTATTTATAATTTAGGGTTTTCTCAAAATAAGTTTGTAGTTCAAAACAAGAAACAATCTGATAAGGTTAAATTTAAATTAATAAATAATTTAATTGTATTACCTGTTGAAATAAATGGAGTTACCTTATCTTTTTTACTAGATACAGGTGTAAGTAAACCAATTATTTTCAATTTTTTAAATGTTTCTGATACATTAAATATAAAAAACACTGAAACCATTTATTTAAGAGGGTTAGGTGAGGGCGAATCTGTAAAAGCGCTTAAGTCTGAGAATAATATTTTTAAGGTTGGTGATGCCATTAAATTAAACCAGGATTTATATGCAGTTTTTGATGCTAATTTAAACTTTGCTCCAAGATTAGGAGTGCCTGTGCATGGAATTATTGGATATGATTTATTAAAAGATTTAATCGTTGAGATAAATTACTCGAATAAGTATATAAGATTGACTAATCCAGAAAAATATCGTTATAAAGATTGTAAAAAATGTGAAACCTTGAATTTAGAATTTTATAATAGTAAACCTTATTTAAATGCCAAAGTTGAGATTAATAAAAAAGAAATACCTATAAAACTCTTAATAGATTCTGGTGGGAGTGATGCATTATGGTTGTTTGAAGATGATTCTTTAGGCATAAAGTCTAGTGATAAATTTTTTAATGATTTTCTTGGTCACGGATTAAGTGGAAGTGTTTTTGGAAAAAGATCGAAAATAGATGTGTTCTCTTTAAAACATTTTAAGTTAATTAATGCTAATGTTGCTTATCCAGATTCAAGTTCCATTTCTTTTGCAAGAAAGTTTAAAGACCGAAATGGTAGTTTAGCTGGGAATATTCTAAAACGGTTTAATTTAATTTTTGATTATTCTAAAGCTATAGTTACTATTAAAAAGAATTCTCTTTTTAGAGAAGATTTTAGCTATAACAGAAGTGGTATTGAGTTAGCACACGAGGGTATAAGGTTAGTAAAAGAAATTGATAATAAGGTTTTTAAAGATGGTAAAGGTGGATTACAAAATAATCAAACCATAAACAGTAATACCATTGTTATAGATACTCAATATAAACTATCATTAAAACCAGCCTTTGCAATTGTAGAATTACGTAAAGATTCACCAGCAGATAAAGCAGGATTATTAATTGGAGATATTATTTTAAATATTAATAATAAACCAACATACAATTACTCTTTACAGCAATTAACGCATATCTTTTATGATGATATTGGAAAAAGAATTAGATTAAGAGTTGATAGAAATGGTGTAATCTTAAACTTTAATTTTGTTTTAGAAAGTCCTTTTTAA
- a CDS encoding DUF1573 domain-containing protein, whose amino-acid sequence MKQLITILFIGLISFTVNAQAKIEFKSETIDYGTIEKGSNGVRVFEFTNTGNEPLIISKVSSSCGCTIPKKPEEPILPGKTGQIEVKYDTNRVNPIRKTITVMSNAETPTVALKIKGEVIDSSKASLLDKKEKSIVQQ is encoded by the coding sequence ATGAAACAATTAATTACTATTTTATTTATCGGATTGATCAGTTTTACAGTGAATGCTCAAGCAAAAATTGAGTTTAAATCTGAAACTATTGATTACGGAACTATTGAAAAAGGATCAAACGGCGTAAGAGTGTTTGAATTTACTAATACAGGTAATGAGCCTCTTATAATCTCTAAAGTATCGTCTAGTTGTGGTTGTACTATTCCTAAAAAACCGGAAGAACCAATCTTACCAGGAAAAACTGGACAAATTGAGGTAAAATACGATACAAATAGAGTAAACCCAATTAGAAAAACTATTACAGTTATGTCTAACGCTGAAACACCTACTGTAGCTTTAAAGATTAAAGGTGAAGTTATAGACTCAAGTAAAGCTAGTTTACTTGATAAAAAAGAAAAAAGTATTGTTCAGCAATAA